The sequence CGCTCAACCACGCGCATCACTTCCTCGTGCTCCGCGGCCTGCGCCTCGGGCAAGGCCTGGAGCAGGGTCAGGACCTCCTCCCGATTGCGCAGTGTCCCGCACGCCAACTCACCGACGACGAACGGATGGGCCAGCACCTCCGCGTTCTCCAGGAGGGACCGCAGTTTGCGGTTTCCCGCGCGTAGGTGATCGATCCAGACGGACGTGTCGACGAGGATCATGCTACGCGGCCTGGCCGACGCCGCCGGACCGTCCTCAAGCCCGGCTCAGTCCCCCCAAGCCTTGCCAGCCGCCGTGCACTCTCCCGGGCGATCAATGCCTCTAGGCCCATGCGTACGAGCGCCGTTTTCTTTGAGACCCCGGTCAACCGGGCCGCCCGGCGGATGAGGGATGGCTCTATGTTCAAGGTAGTCCGCATGCATGCATTATGATGCATAATTTCGGCATACGTCAAGCTACGCGCGCAAGTCGCTGCGACGCATGAAGCAGCAGCCGGGGGTTCTCCAATGGACAGGCTTCAGGCGACGGTCGCGATGCTCAATCAGGTGCAGGCTGGAAGATCAATCGTGATGGGCGCTC comes from bacterium and encodes:
- a CDS encoding type II toxin-antitoxin system VapB family antitoxin; the encoded protein is MRTTLNIEPSLIRRAARLTGVSKKTALVRMGLEALIARESARRLARLGGTEPGLRTVRRRRPGRVA
- a CDS encoding PIN domain-containing protein, whose product is MILVDTSVWIDHLRAGNRKLRSLLENAEVLAHPFVVGELACGTLRNREEVLTLLQALPEAQAAEHEEVMRVVER